In Corylus avellana chromosome ca8, CavTom2PMs-1.0, the genomic stretch ttcttggACACGACTTTCACACTGATTTTGTGAATTGGGTGACGCCAAAGTGGATGATATACGAGAATTTCTTTCTGAAGAATCGGCAGACATTTTTTGTCTAGTCAACCTTTGAGAGAAGCCTTATGAGAATATTTGCAACAGTAACTCCTTCACCATCCTCCATGATTCTTTCATCATTTGTTCTCTAAGGAACATCTACTTTCCTCCACAAATTAATGTAAAATTGACACAAATGctgataaatataaaatgagGAACTAATCGTGATCATCGATTTCTTATGGAGGTAAAACCAAACAGGCAAAAAGAGGTAAGATAAGACAGATATGATTGAGACCCAACTTGTGGTGAGTTGTCTTTGAAGAGTTGGGTCTGTAAGGGGGACTCAATCCTCCTTCAAAAGTTCAGGCAAAGACAACTCAAAGGCTCTTCAACAACTCCACGAACCAAACCACCACCAATACAATCATCTACACCGTTAAGTTCTTTAACAGAAGATGTCCAGTACTTCTATTTACAGCATGTAAGCCGCATCCTTTTTTCAAATACAGTCAGCTCCACTATGGACTGTTTTAGTGTTGTTTTGCTTGATTTCCATAGTTTATGTCGGTCTGCttatggtgtttttttttttttttttttttttttttttctggtatTTATACTATGCTCTATTAATAATCATGTTTAGAGATAATTGTCCTTGGAGCTAATCTGCTAGATTTTCAGGTTACTATAATATATTCAAGTGTAATGTATATTGTTATGCCTTCTAATAAAATTCTGGCACACCAGGAGTCACACTAGACGAAAGGATTAAAGGGCTCTGGTTTTCTCTTCCACTTAGCATGTACAATTATTACATTCCTTGCTGTTGCCTTAAATTCCGCTGATCTCTCTGTACTTCTATCCTGAGCACCAGTGGTTTGTAATTTCAGGGGCATTTTGATTATCATACACGGGCTTAATGAGCACAGGtaactttggttttctcaacTTCTTTTGTGTTATGTTTCCTTTCGGATTGTCCTGAGCACCATGGTATAAAATACGTTGTTAACTCATAGATTTTATGATTTCACTTTAATTTGGTGTTCATTTTCAGTGGAAGATATGCTCATTTTGCAAGGCAACTAACGTCGTGCAAGTTTGGAGTCTATGGGATGGACTGGATAGGTAGCTACATCTGGGAAAACTTTTAGCTATTTACTTCTTGTACTTTATGATTCTAAAATGGTAATGCTGCGCATGCTGCTATATCAAGAGTAAAAGAGAAGCATCATATCAGTAGTTTGTTACTCagagaataataaatttgaagCTGTTCCAATTGTTTTGCATATCCTTCATATGACTCCTCTGATTCTTATAGCATTTGAAAGGAAAATATTCCAGATTATGGACAGGATACTTCAAAAGATCTCAAGAATAATTTGAAATCtatgattaatttggaggaccAACCCTTTTTTGTTTCTCTGTGATCATGTTAGTATAGACCTACCAAAAAAGTGAAGAACAAAAAAGTTTTCATAGACAATGTGGACAACCCGTTTTTAAGCTGATAGTCaattttcttgttcttattATTGACATTTAATACATCATTTTCCATTTAGGGTGATTAAGTAGAAACTGTTAATTGGCAATGTTTACATCTCTTTCTGCATAGGTCATGGAGGGAGCGATGGATTGCATGGATATGTTCCTTCACTTGACCATGTTGTTGCAGACACGGTAAGTGCGGTCCTAATTCTTTCAAATCTTGCAGATTGTGCATTGAATTGCATTGACTCTAATTTCAATGCTACAAAATCTTCGTTGCAAGTATTTGGTTTCACTTGTACGAGTCCTAGCTTGATTTTCCACTCTATCTGGGGCCATTCTTTCTGTTAACGCATGCTAGTGTATTTTTCCAACTATGTCAACCATTTACTTTCTGTTATTGTCCTGTCCATAGATCCCCTTCAATTCAATGAATGTTAATCCCACCTTTCACTGCCATGTTCCCTGCTTGGGAGCCAGTGACAAATCGAAATTTGAAGCATTACATGCCTGTCTGTCTTTCTCTTGAAAGATCATCTGGTATTTTAACTGTAGGTTAGTGGTTTTGAGGGTATAACATTCTAGCATAATGATGATATAGGCTTCtattgtttctcttttaacAGGGGGCTTTCctagaaaaaattaaatcagaGAACCCTGGAATACCGTGCTTCCTCTTTGGTCATTCTACTGGAGGTTCTGTGGTTTTGAAGGTAAAGGTGTAAGAGggatgatagggacccaacttttttacccaacaaaagtccaacttttgccttatttattttttatttttttaaaaaaaataataaaaaatgaaaaaaatgtctgaagcaaccctatctattttttgtctttcttttatttggtatttttaaaaaaatgaaaaatagtatttttgaaaatgtcattattatgaagaaaaataccatttttcatttttaaaaaaatactaaataaaagaaaggccaaaaatagatagagttacttcagacattttttccatttttttttttaattttatttttttttttttaaaaaggtaaaagttggacttttgttgggcaaaaaagttgggcctttagcatttctcaaggTGTAAACAGAGACTTAATAAGTTAATATATTGAGCAACTTTGATTGTTCATAGTTCTAATTTGATAATTTGCACCTTTGAGTAGGTGGCTTCATACCCTTGCATCGAAGCGATGCTGGAGGGAATTGTCTTGACGTCACCAGCTCTGCGTGTGAAGCCAGCACATCCAATTGTTGGGGTAAGTTTTTCCGACATCCAATTGTTGGGGTAAGTTTTTCCGCTTGCATGGCAGAAAACGACCAACTCGAACGTGTTCTTAATTGAATACAAGTTAAGTTTTCCATTGACCCTTTGCTGGTTGGTTATTTACATGTGGAAATTTCCATCTCATGTTTTGTATGTAGGCTATGGCTCCTATTGTTTCTCTGATTGCTCCAAGGTTCCAGTTTAAAGGAGCGAACAAACGGGGCATTCCGGTTTCTAGGGATCCTGCAGCACTGTTGGCAAAGTATTCTGATCCTCTAGTATACACAGGACCCATAAGGGTGAGAACAGGCCACGAGATACTGCGCATTTCTTCTTATTTAATGAGGAACTTTAGGTCAGTGAGGGTGCCATTCTTTGTCCTCCATGGAACTGCTGATAAAGTCACAGATCCTCTAGCCTCCCAGGATCTGTACAAGGAGGCAGCTTCCAAGCTCAAAAACATAAAGCTCTATGATGGCTTCTTGCATGACCTTCTCTTTGAGCCTGAACGAGAAGAGATTGCAAAGGATATAATTACCTGGATGGAGAAGAGAGTAAGTGCTGGCCTTGGAAATGTTCATAATATCTGCTAAAACATCTGTCCAGCAAGAGGAGAAAAGAGTTATTTTAtctacacacatatatatatatgtagatagATAGATATATGTATTTGTTGGCGTCACAGTGGAACCTATTTCAATAGGCCCAACTTTTTATGGTGATTCATGCTGTTTGAAAAACTTTTATAGATTTTATGCAGTTTTACTGACACAGAAAACCTAAAAAAGATGTGCGTGTGGAAAGAGAGAGGTGATGGTTGTTTGTCATGGTGGTTGCCCACCCGCCAGAGATTTGTGGTAGTTGTGATTGGTCATGAATGATGACGGTTGATGGTTGATAAAGAGGCCTGCAGTGGTTGTGATGGTCAAAGACATAGTAGTGGTTAGGGTTAAATGAGCCGAGCAGCACGTCAATAGGTTCAGCTTTGCTTGGACAAACTTGGCTAGAGATAGGGGCGTAAATGAGCTGACACACTCAACAGCTCGCTCGTTTCCCGCTTGACTAAGCTTGacccgaactcgagctcgacactGTACAAACTTGTTCGTTACTGTTGAAATTCGCTCGATTAGCTAGTGACACATACCCGACTCGCTCGATTAAGCTCGACGGGGGCTCATGAGTTCGACACGTTTAATTCGAGATCGACAGGTTCGACCGAGCTCGTTTTAGGGACCGTGAGCTTGACTCGTTTAACTCAATAATCGTCCGGCTCGCCTGACTCGTTTAAGGCTCGTGACCTCGACCCATGTTATCATCTGACCCGACCCAACCCACACGAcaatgtaactaaaaaaaattattgaccatgttattaatcaataataatcatagctgcagtatgtatacaattaactaattaagatctaaggctATAGTATACGTTGTATAACTACATTATAtggaatatattattatttataggtttaatgtccattgtccaattcaaaaaataataataataataataataatcataggttcaatgtgtgtaccaTTAACTAAtcaagatctaagggtatagtataagtgtataactaacattatataGAGTATaaattatgttattatttataggtttaatgtccaatgtccaattaattagttaaaaataataataatagtaataatcatattcataggttcaatgtgtgtacaattaattaattaagatctaagggtatagtataagtgtataactgatatggtatttttgtgacaaaaaatatcaattataaaaataaccactcgcaataggacgaatctttgtaggatacggctatagagaggatgtcgaacctcaaggactgtaggggttttgttatcaaattcaaaagattaaaattaacttaattgaaaagagatttgttttgattttctttaaaactaaagtgcatgaaagtaaaagaaatttaaaataagagagagtgtagggtattgacttcacttctatccgcataacaatggttaatcataattaatcctagaaattcattCCATGcaagttataaataaacaagaaactaccttattaaagaataagcataatctatcttcagttggtacggatcgtccacctaaccactaagatgcggtacgacccgtcttccctaggtataaattatcaaattctttaacaggatacatacaattaatgaataagtataacctatcttcagttggcacggactgtctacctaaattacactaaactagggtgtagtacaatccgtcttccctaggcatggcctatcaaatcctattgattatatgtcaattaaaaccattgtataaccatcatcctcataatcacagaaaacaagaatgatttgatatcaacaaaagtaaaatactttctaagacaagagaagaatttcacaaatattgattttggaaattaagaacaattgcatttaatatgaagaacataaatctattgtagcaatcctcacagttatacaatcaacatgcataaattgaaaatctagaaattaaatacaatcaaaccattgtgcttggatagagttacatcaacaccccatgaaggggtttagccgctcatgatcttctaagttccaaagacaattttcggatttctagctctaggaagcggtgtgtcttttttctcgatgcttagaggcctatttatagggcttaggagagtcctagaagccctagtaatcctagaaatttcggagatttaagtccaagtccaattaggataaagaaaacctaagtccaaatcggaataggattcgcccagaattgcgttcctatcttacggggcgattttggcattgcgaaactttgaattaggaaaatgttatttcacaatgatttgtagaaatttgaattatctttccaacaccgcttgaatcacctcaatcggatatttgagctgaaagttatggctaaaataccgagacgtatgcagaatccaaatttgaatccaatctgattttgactacaatttgagaaattccgaattaatcccttcctttatttgattaaacttaaccacaacatataagtcctctgttatgattggctacgcttaatcatctcaaagtgtgtttttaagcccaaaatcagtggaattaattgcatctttatttataacctgaaaacataaaaacaaaacaaaatcaaacaaataacaacgctaaggaattaacatatgcaaattaaggggtttgaatgtgcaacattcggcgcttatcacacccccaaacttacatattgctagtcccttagcaatacaaaacagaaaataaactgaaaaacaaaaagataagtccatctttcgtgggatgtacgattgcatttagcatatgcaacaagccttttaaacccctaggcattccccagaggacgagtgaagtctcgtgagggttttccaggaatgatacccacaaacattgtcatcattatgtcattcaaaaggataaagcatcacaaaaataatggttctcattcattagcaagcttaaaattataaactccatcttcaaaattccaaagaatttacaagttaaatcacttacaaatggcagattgagatacacaaatttcaattagtgcaaagtgaactaacacatagtcatgaggcttcaaaataattccaatatgaatgaatcaccatctcagaattcatttgacttcatatcaaatgaaacaaccaaggcatacttttttttttttgcaggctttgcaatgcttagctcccttaagctttctagttgacccatgtattgagtgttaagtcaatgtctcccaaaccaaattgctttagggcattaggtgtgaagacacccctaaggacttactaactcgagtcaaaaaggctacgaaactaagctagccattttattaatcaatcaaaaaatttcactttttgacgcgaacattcactgcttaatgaggcaagaggtccggttactcagcgaaaaattcaaacttgattttttttttttaattttttttatacatgtatagcatgccaaagttattcatccaatatgtcacccaacaaaattcaagacattgaaaacaaaca encodes the following:
- the LOC132189555 gene encoding uncharacterized protein LOC132189555 encodes the protein MSTAEMEQLTSGASNRIIPVLKALKTSLIFVYTLLLSLALFLLPRRRRRHPPSMAAPPPTSKWSKRRREEEDTVRRRALAEGLDMGFETADGDCRCRWSKFLFFGARGNALFCRSWVPVSAEWKGILIIIHGLNEHSGRYAHFARQLTSCKFGVYGMDWIGHGGSDGLHGYVPSLDHVVADTGAFLEKIKSENPGIPCFLFGHSTGGSVVLKVASYPCIEAMLEGIVLTSPALRVKPAHPIVGAMAPIVSLIAPRFQFKGANKRGIPVSRDPAALLAKYSDPLVYTGPIRVRTGHEILRISSYLMRNFRSVRVPFFVLHGTADKVTDPLASQDLYKEAASKLKNIKLYDGFLHDLLFEPEREEIAKDIITWMEKRVSAGLGNVHNIC